The following proteins are co-located in the Pseudomonas fluorescens genome:
- the moaC gene encoding cyclic pyranopterin monophosphate synthase MoaC encodes MLTHLDSQGRAHMVDVTDKAVTFREAVAEARVRMLPDTLKMIVDGAHPKGDVFAVARIAGIQAAKKTSDLIPLCHPLMLTGVKVELSADGIDAVHILARCKLSGQTGVEMEALTAASVAALTIYDMCKAVDRGMTIESIRLLEKLGGKSGHFKADQA; translated from the coding sequence GTGCTGACTCATCTCGATTCCCAAGGTCGCGCCCATATGGTCGACGTCACCGACAAAGCCGTGACGTTCCGCGAGGCCGTGGCCGAAGCGCGGGTGCGCATGCTGCCCGACACCCTGAAAATGATTGTCGACGGCGCCCACCCCAAGGGCGACGTATTTGCCGTGGCCCGTATTGCCGGGATCCAGGCGGCTAAAAAAACCAGTGATCTGATCCCGCTGTGCCACCCGCTGATGCTCACGGGCGTCAAGGTCGAGTTGAGCGCTGATGGCATCGACGCCGTGCATATCCTGGCGCGTTGCAAACTCAGCGGCCAGACCGGTGTGGAGATGGAAGCGCTGACGGCCGCCAGCGTCGCTGCACTGACGATTTACGACATGTGCAAGGCCGTGGACCGTGGCATGACCATCGAAAGTATTCGCCTGCTGGAAAAGCTTGGCGGCAAAAGCGGGCATTTCAAGGCGGACCAGGCATGA
- the moaD gene encoding molybdopterin converting factor subunit 1, with amino-acid sequence MSINVLFFARYAEATGFDSLEMEGEFASVDAVRQALAADPEFAVLNESNLMCARNEELCSLDEPVQAGDEVAFFPPVTGG; translated from the coding sequence ATGAGCATCAACGTATTGTTTTTTGCGCGTTACGCCGAGGCGACAGGCTTTGATTCGCTGGAGATGGAAGGCGAGTTCGCTAGCGTCGATGCCGTGCGACAGGCGTTGGCGGCAGACCCTGAGTTTGCGGTGCTCAACGAGAGCAACCTGATGTGTGCGCGAAACGAGGAGCTGTGCAGCCTCGATGAGCCGGTGCAGGCCGGTGATGAAGTGGCGTTTTTCCCGCCCGTGACGGGAGGCTGA
- the moaE gene encoding molybdopterin synthase catalytic subunit MoaE — MAIRVQAEAFDPGAEVNAMHAANVGVGAVVSFVGYVRDFNDGRDVSGMFLEHYPGMTEKALAKIAVEAEQRWPLLKLEVLHRIGALEPGEPIVFVAAASAHRQAAFDACAFVMDYLKTRAPFWKKEHTPEGPRWVEGRGSDHAAADRWK; from the coding sequence ATGGCCATTCGCGTACAGGCCGAGGCATTTGACCCCGGCGCAGAGGTTAACGCCATGCACGCCGCCAATGTCGGCGTGGGCGCGGTGGTGAGTTTTGTCGGCTATGTGCGCGACTTCAATGATGGCCGCGATGTGTCGGGCATGTTCCTTGAGCACTATCCTGGCATGACCGAAAAAGCCCTGGCCAAGATCGCGGTGGAAGCCGAACAACGTTGGCCGTTGCTCAAGCTGGAAGTGCTGCACCGCATCGGCGCGCTGGAACCGGGCGAGCCCATCGTGTTTGTGGCGGCAGCCAGTGCACACCGCCAGGCCGCGTTTGATGCCTGTGCGTTTGTGATGGACTACCTGAAGACCCGCGCGCCGTTCTGGAAGAAAGAACACACACCAGAAGGGCCACGCTGGGTGGAAGGGCGGGGCAGCGATCACGCGGCGGCGGATCGCTGGAAATAA
- the rhlB gene encoding ATP-dependent RNA helicase RhlB, translating into MTVLKALKKMFGKSEAEPFAPVPSAPVPSSDSRNDGQQPGRTAPVASPKTPPVTPPEQALPAAAAPAPAPAPKAPRRERAPKPPVIPWKLEDFVVEPQEGKTRFHDFKLAPELMHAIQDLGFPYCTPIQAQVLGFTLAGKDAIGRAQTGTGKTAAFLISIITQLLQTPPPKERYMGEPRALIIAPTRELVVQIAKDAADLTKYTGLNVMTFVGGMDFDKQLKHLEARHCDILVATPGRLLDFNQRGDVHLDMVEVMVLDEADRMLDMGFIPQVRQIIRQTPPKNERQTLLFSATFTEDVMNLAKQWTTDPSIVEIEALNVASENVEQHIYAVAGADKYKLLYNLVNDNGWERVMVFANRKDEVRRIEERLVRDGVNAAQLSGDVPQHKRIKTLEGFREGKIRVLVATDVAGRGIHIDGISHVINFTLPEVPDDYVHRIGRTGRAGAAGVSISFAGEDDSYQLPSIETLLGRKISCETPPTHLLRAVERKRP; encoded by the coding sequence ATCACCGTGCTCAAAGCACTTAAGAAGATGTTCGGCAAAAGCGAGGCTGAGCCGTTCGCGCCTGTTCCCAGTGCTCCTGTCCCCTCCTCCGACAGCCGCAATGACGGTCAACAGCCAGGCCGGACCGCACCTGTCGCCTCGCCGAAGACACCGCCGGTGACGCCACCTGAACAGGCACTGCCTGCTGCTGCCGCACCAGCGCCAGCGCCAGCGCCGAAAGCACCACGCCGCGAGCGCGCACCCAAACCGCCCGTGATCCCGTGGAAACTCGAAGACTTCGTCGTCGAGCCCCAGGAAGGCAAAACCCGCTTCCACGATTTCAAACTGGCCCCGGAGCTGATGCACGCCATCCAGGACCTGGGTTTCCCGTACTGCACGCCGATCCAGGCGCAGGTGCTGGGTTTCACCCTTGCCGGCAAAGACGCCATCGGCCGTGCGCAGACCGGCACCGGCAAGACCGCCGCGTTCCTGATTTCGATCATCACCCAACTGCTGCAAACGCCGCCGCCCAAAGAACGCTACATGGGTGAGCCGCGCGCACTGATCATCGCCCCCACCCGGGAGCTGGTGGTGCAGATCGCCAAGGACGCCGCCGACCTGACCAAGTACACCGGCCTGAACGTCATGACGTTCGTCGGTGGCATGGACTTCGACAAGCAACTCAAGCACCTCGAAGCCCGTCATTGCGACATCCTCGTCGCCACCCCGGGCCGCCTGCTCGACTTCAACCAGCGCGGCGACGTGCATTTGGACATGGTCGAAGTGATGGTGCTGGACGAAGCCGACCGCATGCTCGACATGGGTTTTATCCCGCAAGTACGCCAGATCATTCGCCAGACCCCGCCGAAAAACGAGCGCCAGACCCTGCTGTTCTCCGCGACCTTCACCGAAGACGTGATGAACCTCGCCAAGCAGTGGACCACCGACCCGTCCATCGTCGAGATCGAAGCGCTGAACGTTGCCAGCGAAAACGTCGAACAGCACATCTACGCCGTCGCCGGCGCCGACAAGTACAAGCTGCTCTACAACCTGGTCAACGACAACGGTTGGGAGCGCGTGATGGTGTTCGCCAACCGCAAGGACGAAGTGCGCCGCATCGAGGAACGCCTGGTGCGCGACGGCGTCAACGCCGCGCAACTGTCCGGCGATGTGCCGCAACACAAGCGCATCAAGACCCTGGAAGGCTTTCGCGAAGGCAAGATTCGTGTGCTGGTGGCCACCGACGTGGCCGGGCGCGGAATTCACATTGATGGCATCAGCCATGTGATCAACTTCACCCTGCCGGAAGTCCCGGACGATTACGTGCACCGCATTGGCCGTACCGGCCGTGCAGGCGCTGCGGGTGTATCGATCAGCTTTGCCGGTGAAGATGACTCGTATCAGTTGCCGTCGATCGAAACGTTGCTGGGTCGCAAGATCAGTTGCGAGACGCCGCCGACGCATTTGCTGCGGGCTGTGGAACGCAAACGCCCGTAA
- a CDS encoding alpha/beta hydrolase, translated as MTEPLILQPAKLADACVIWLHGLGADRYDFLPVAEALQENLLSTRFVLPQAPTRPVTINGGYEMPSWYDIKAMSPARSISLEELEASTKMVTDLIEEQKRTGIDASRIFLAGFSQGGAVVFHTAFLKWQGPLGGVIALSTYAPTFGDELELSASQQRIPALCLHGQYDDVVQNAMGRSAYEHLKSRGVTVTWQEYPMGHEVLPQEIADIGAWLAARLG; from the coding sequence ATGACCGAACCCTTGATTCTTCAGCCCGCCAAGCTCGCAGACGCCTGCGTAATCTGGTTGCATGGCCTGGGTGCCGATCGCTACGACTTCCTGCCGGTGGCCGAGGCGCTGCAGGAAAACTTGCTGTCCACCCGCTTTGTATTGCCCCAGGCGCCGACCCGCCCGGTGACCATCAATGGCGGCTACGAGATGCCCAGTTGGTACGACATCAAGGCCATGAGCCCAGCCCGTTCCATCAGCCTGGAAGAGCTGGAAGCGTCGACCAAAATGGTTACGGACTTGATTGAAGAGCAGAAGAGAACCGGAATAGACGCCTCGCGGATTTTCCTCGCCGGTTTTTCCCAAGGTGGCGCCGTGGTCTTCCACACCGCCTTCCTTAAATGGCAGGGCCCTTTGGGTGGCGTGATTGCCCTCTCTACTTATGCACCGACCTTCGGTGACGAGCTGGAATTGTCCGCGAGCCAACAGCGTATTCCTGCACTCTGCCTGCACGGTCAGTACGACGACGTGGTGCAAAACGCCATGGGCCGAAGCGCCTACGAGCATTTAAAGAGCCGTGGTGTCACCGTGACATGGCAGGAATACCCAATGGGTCACGAAGTGTTACCTCAAGAGATCGCCGATATCGGTGCCTGGTTGGCTGCACGCCTGGGCTGA
- a CDS encoding amino acid ABC transporter substrate-binding protein, producing the protein MKVLKSTLAIVTAAAVLGVSGFAQAGATLDAVQKKGFVQCGVSDGLPGFSVPDASGKILGIDADVCRAVAAAVFGDATKVKFSQLNAKERFTALQSGEVDILSRNTTMTSSRDAGMGLKFPGFITYYDGIGFLVNNKLGVKSAKELDGATICIQAGTTTELNVSDYFRGNNLKYTPITFDTSDESAKSLESGRCDVLTSDKSQLFAQRSKLASPKDYVVLPETISKEPLGPVVRNGDDEWLAIVRWVGYAMLNAEEAGITSKNVEAEAKSTKNPDVARLLGADGEYGKDLKVKKDWVVQIVKQVGNYGEVFERNLGKSTPLEIDRGLNALWNNGGIQYAPPVR; encoded by the coding sequence ATGAAGGTATTGAAATCCACCCTGGCCATCGTAACCGCGGCCGCTGTACTGGGTGTCAGTGGTTTCGCCCAAGCCGGCGCCACCCTGGACGCCGTGCAGAAGAAAGGCTTTGTGCAATGTGGCGTGAGTGACGGCCTGCCGGGTTTCTCGGTACCGGATGCCAGCGGCAAGATCCTCGGGATCGATGCTGACGTTTGCCGTGCTGTGGCCGCCGCTGTTTTCGGTGACGCAACCAAGGTCAAATTCAGCCAGTTGAACGCCAAGGAGCGTTTCACCGCGCTTCAGTCCGGCGAAGTCGACATCCTGTCGCGTAACACCACCATGACCAGCTCCCGCGATGCGGGCATGGGTCTGAAATTCCCGGGCTTCATCACTTATTACGACGGCATCGGCTTCCTGGTTAACAACAAGCTGGGCGTCAAAAGTGCCAAGGAACTCGACGGTGCAACCATCTGCATCCAGGCCGGTACCACCACCGAGCTGAACGTTTCCGACTACTTCCGTGGCAACAACCTCAAGTACACCCCGATCACCTTCGACACCTCCGATGAAAGCGCCAAGTCGCTGGAATCCGGTCGTTGCGACGTGCTGACCTCCGACAAGTCCCAACTGTTCGCCCAGCGCAGCAAGCTGGCCTCGCCGAAGGACTACGTGGTTCTGCCGGAAACCATTTCCAAGGAACCGCTGGGCCCGGTCGTGCGTAACGGCGATGACGAGTGGCTGGCCATCGTGCGCTGGGTGGGCTACGCCATGCTCAACGCTGAAGAAGCCGGTATCACCTCCAAAAACGTTGAAGCTGAAGCCAAGTCCACCAAGAACCCGGACGTTGCTCGTCTGCTCGGTGCTGACGGCGAATACGGCAAAGACCTGAAAGTGAAGAAAGACTGGGTCGTACAGATCGTCAAGCAAGTCGGTAACTACGGTGAAGTGTTCGAGCGCAACCTGGGCAAGAGCACCCCGCTGGAAATCGACCGTGGCCTGAACGCGCTGTGGAACAACGGCGGCATTCAATACGCACCCCCTGTGCGCTGA
- a CDS encoding amino acid ABC transporter permease, translating to MQNQIGAPKQKLSFSDPKVRAWLFQIITIVAVVSLGWYLFNNTQTNLQHRGITSGFDFLERSAGFGIAQHLIDYTESDSYARVFVIGLLNTLLVTVIGVVLATLLGFIIGVARLSPNWMINKLATVYVEVFRNIPPLLQILFWYFAVFLTMPGPRNSHNFGDTFFVSSRGLNMPAAIAADGFWPFVVSVVVAIVAIVLMARWANKRFEATGVPFHKFWAGLALFIVIPALCALIFGAPLHWEMPKLQGFNFVGGWVLIPELLALTLALTVYTAAFIAEIVRSGIKSVSHGQTEAARSLGLRPGPTLRKVIIPQALRVIIPPLTSQYLNLAKNSSLAAGIGYPEMVSLFAGTVLNQTGQAIEVIAITMSVYLAISISISLLMNWYNKRIALIER from the coding sequence ATGCAAAATCAAATCGGCGCACCAAAGCAGAAGCTCAGCTTCAGCGATCCCAAAGTGCGTGCGTGGCTCTTCCAGATCATCACGATTGTGGCGGTGGTCTCGCTGGGCTGGTACCTCTTCAACAATACCCAGACCAACCTTCAACACCGGGGCATTACCTCGGGTTTCGACTTTCTTGAGCGCAGTGCCGGCTTCGGCATCGCGCAGCATTTGATCGATTACACCGAATCGGACAGCTATGCCCGCGTCTTTGTCATCGGCTTGCTCAACACCTTGCTGGTGACCGTGATTGGTGTGGTCCTGGCGACGCTGCTCGGTTTCATCATCGGCGTGGCGCGCCTGTCGCCGAACTGGATGATCAACAAGCTGGCCACCGTGTATGTGGAAGTGTTCCGCAACATCCCGCCGCTGCTGCAGATCCTGTTCTGGTACTTCGCGGTGTTCCTGACCATGCCGGGGCCGCGCAACAGCCATAACTTCGGCGACACCTTCTTTGTCAGCAGCCGTGGCCTGAACATGCCGGCGGCGATTGCCGCCGATGGGTTCTGGCCGTTTGTGGTCAGTGTTGTCGTGGCAATCGTGGCAATCGTGCTGATGGCCCGCTGGGCCAACAAGCGCTTTGAAGCGACCGGCGTACCCTTCCATAAATTCTGGGCGGGCCTGGCGCTGTTCATCGTGATCCCGGCGTTGTGTGCCTTGATCTTCGGCGCGCCATTGCACTGGGAAATGCCCAAGTTGCAGGGCTTCAACTTCGTTGGCGGCTGGGTATTGATCCCCGAACTGCTCGCGTTGACCCTGGCGCTTACCGTCTACACGGCCGCGTTTATTGCCGAGATCGTGCGTTCGGGCATCAAGTCCGTCAGCCACGGCCAGACCGAAGCCGCGCGCTCCCTGGGCCTGCGCCCCGGGCCGACGCTGCGCAAGGTCATCATCCCGCAAGCCCTGCGGGTGATCATTCCGCCGCTGACCAGCCAATACCTGAACCTGGCGAAGAACTCGTCACTGGCTGCCGGTATCGGTTACCCGGAAATGGTTTCGCTGTTTGCCGGCACGGTGCTCAACCAGACCGGCCAGGCCATCGAAGTTATTGCCATCACCATGAGCGTGTACCTGGCGATCAGCATCAGCATTTCCTTGCTGATGAACTGGTACAACAAGCGCATTGCGCTGATCGAGCGGTGA
- a CDS encoding amino acid ABC transporter permease, whose translation MSSHTFKPDMPPPNKVFGPMAWMRANLFSSWLNTLLTLLAFYLIYLVVPPILHWAILDANWVGTTRADCTKEGACWVFIQQRFGQFMYGYYPGDLRWRVDLTVWLAIIGVAPLFISRFARKAVYGLSFLVLYPIIAYFLLHGGIFGLTNVATSQWGGLMLTLVIATVGIAGALPLGIMLALGRRSNMPAIRVVCVTFIEFWRGVPLITVLFMSSVMLPLFLPEGMGIDKLLRALIGVILFQSAYVAEVVRGGLQAIPKGQYEAAAAMGLGYWRSMGLVILPQALKLVIPGIVNTFIALFKDTSLVIIIGLFDLLNSVKQAAADPKWLGMATEGYVFAALVFWIFCFGMSRYSIHLEHKLDTGHKR comes from the coding sequence ATGAGTTCGCATACTTTCAAACCTGATATGCCGCCGCCGAACAAAGTCTTCGGACCGATGGCCTGGATGCGCGCCAACCTGTTTTCCAGTTGGCTCAACACCCTGCTGACGCTGTTGGCGTTTTACCTGATCTACCTGGTGGTGCCGCCGATCCTGCATTGGGCCATCCTCGATGCCAACTGGGTCGGCACCACGCGCGCCGATTGCACTAAAGAGGGCGCCTGCTGGGTGTTTATCCAACAGCGCTTCGGGCAGTTCATGTACGGCTACTACCCCGGCGACCTGCGCTGGCGCGTGGACCTGACCGTGTGGCTGGCAATCATTGGCGTGGCGCCGTTGTTCATCTCGCGCTTTGCGCGCAAGGCGGTCTACGGGCTGAGCTTTCTGGTGCTGTACCCGATCATTGCCTACTTCCTGTTGCACGGCGGGATCTTCGGCCTGACCAACGTGGCGACCAGCCAATGGGGCGGCCTGATGCTGACCCTGGTGATTGCCACGGTCGGCATCGCCGGCGCCTTGCCGCTGGGCATTATGCTGGCGCTGGGGCGACGTTCGAACATGCCGGCGATTCGTGTGGTCTGCGTGACCTTCATCGAATTCTGGCGCGGCGTACCGTTGATCACGGTGCTGTTCATGTCTTCGGTGATGCTGCCGTTGTTCCTGCCTGAAGGCATGGGCATCGACAAGTTGTTGCGGGCGCTGATCGGCGTGATCCTGTTCCAGTCGGCCTACGTGGCAGAAGTGGTGCGCGGTGGCTTGCAGGCGATACCCAAAGGTCAGTACGAAGCGGCCGCGGCGATGGGCCTGGGTTACTGGCGCAGCATGGGCCTGGTGATTCTGCCGCAAGCCCTGAAACTGGTGATTCCGGGCATCGTCAACACGTTCATTGCGTTGTTCAAAGACACCAGCCTTGTGATCATCATCGGCCTGTTCGACCTGCTCAACAGCGTCAAGCAAGCCGCCGCCGACCCTAAATGGTTGGGCATGGCCACTGAAGGCTATGTGTTTGCCGCCCTGGTGTTCTGGATTTTCTGTTTTGGTATGTCGCGCTATTCCATTCATTTGGAACACAAGCTCGACACTGGCCACAAGCGTTAG
- a CDS encoding amino acid ABC transporter ATP-binding protein, which translates to MSEAIKQPVSPEGIIQMQGVNKWYGQFHVLKDINLNVKQGERIVLCGPSGSGKSTTIRCLNRLEEHQQGRIVVDGVELTNDLKQIEAIRREVGMVFQHFNLFPHLTILQNCTLAPMWVRKMPKRKAEEIAMHYLERVRIPEQAHKFPGQLSGGQQQRVAIARALCMKPKIMLFDEPTSALDPEMVKEVLDTMIGLAEDGMTMLCVTHEMGFARTVANRVIFMDKGEIVEQAAPNDFFDNPQNDRTKLFLSQILH; encoded by the coding sequence ATGAGCGAAGCGATCAAACAGCCTGTGAGCCCTGAAGGCATTATCCAGATGCAGGGCGTCAACAAGTGGTACGGCCAGTTCCACGTGTTGAAAGACATCAACCTCAACGTCAAGCAGGGCGAGCGTATCGTGCTGTGCGGCCCGTCGGGTTCGGGCAAGTCCACCACCATCCGCTGCCTCAACCGTCTGGAAGAGCACCAGCAGGGGCGCATCGTGGTCGACGGCGTGGAACTGACCAACGACCTCAAGCAGATCGAAGCGATCCGCCGCGAAGTTGGCATGGTGTTCCAGCACTTCAACCTGTTTCCGCACCTGACTATCCTGCAGAACTGCACGCTGGCGCCGATGTGGGTGCGCAAAATGCCCAAGCGCAAGGCCGAAGAAATTGCCATGCACTACCTGGAGCGTGTGCGCATTCCGGAGCAGGCCCACAAGTTTCCGGGGCAACTGTCCGGTGGCCAGCAACAGCGTGTGGCGATTGCCCGCGCCCTGTGCATGAAGCCGAAAATCATGCTGTTCGACGAACCGACTTCAGCGCTGGACCCGGAAATGGTGAAAGAGGTACTCGACACCATGATCGGCCTTGCCGAAGACGGCATGACCATGTTGTGCGTGACCCACGAAATGGGCTTCGCCCGCACCGTGGCCAACCGCGTGATCTTCATGGACAAAGGCGAAATCGTCGAACAGGCGGCGCCGAATGACTTCTTCGACAACCCGCAGAATGATCGGACCAAGTTGTTCTTGAGCCAGATTTTGCATTGA
- a CDS encoding FadR/GntR family transcriptional regulator → MTDIAPLIKRSLVDQALEQLRRRITEGRWAIGERLPTEPELSAELGISRNTVREAMRVLAFSGLIDIRQGDGSYVRSMTDPLGAMRALSHCTLEQAQETRQILEVEAIGLAALRRTEADLRVLRAALKASAELYHGDLEAYISADLVFHKHLVDAAHNPSLSELYQYFSAVVGAQLRQTLNISPRRQAVFDLHIALLDAVEQQDPERAKSLCRQLINEP, encoded by the coding sequence ATGACAGACATCGCTCCGTTGATCAAACGCTCGCTGGTTGACCAAGCCCTGGAACAGTTGCGCCGGCGCATCACCGAAGGCCGATGGGCCATCGGCGAGCGCCTGCCCACCGAGCCCGAGTTGTCCGCCGAGTTGGGTATCAGCCGCAACACCGTGCGCGAAGCCATGCGTGTATTGGCGTTTTCCGGCTTGATCGACATCCGCCAGGGCGACGGCAGTTACGTGCGCTCGATGACCGACCCGTTGGGGGCGATGCGCGCGCTGTCCCACTGCACCCTGGAACAGGCGCAGGAGACTCGGCAGATTCTGGAAGTGGAGGCCATTGGGCTGGCGGCGCTGCGGCGTACCGAGGCCGACCTTCGCGTTTTGCGCGCAGCACTCAAGGCCAGCGCCGAGCTGTACCACGGTGATCTGGAGGCATATATCAGCGCCGACCTGGTGTTCCACAAACACTTGGTCGATGCCGCCCACAACCCTTCATTGAGTGAGCTGTACCAGTATTTTTCCGCCGTGGTCGGCGCCCAGTTGCGCCAGACCCTGAACATCTCACCGCGTCGCCAGGCCGTGTTCGACCTGCATATAGCCTTGCTCGATGCCGTGGAACAACAAGACCCGGAACGCGCCAAATCCCTTTGCCGGCAGTTGATCAATGAACCTTGA